In Treponema denticola, one genomic interval encodes:
- a CDS encoding host specificity factor TipJ family phage tail protein, translating to MSIKIIAKVHPFDAKKRIIKESEPKPLYLLYEELNIGLPIEHAHFLIEDEIIKDINKTPNDGQTVYIAVHPGGTPEGTGKGMAIGGALAILAGILVTAISLGSLTGVGVALIGTGIGMLAGGAVLLNLDIPNLKDREKPKQNPSIRGAKNRANQLGFIPIVLGRHLIYPDMAANPHFEIEGNDQYLIQLFCAGYNDIEIEKDSIKLGDTLLKEYSETKNIDKILSGEDSVVKLQILKSGEECSFYKKAVRDENINQLLKHSFEDGKDGSIVRTTPSKTTKINVDIFFYSGLGRYNDSGDVASASVEVACYYKKENDSDSQYSLLGFFNGNKNVIEGKELKTKRFQITKEGLPPDKYTLKFTRITSDSEDNKIVDAVYVGSVRSFTDDRPIRLERQKNLTIVALKIKATERLNGVIDSLNFIAQTKIPVYKGSGQGPASWEEKLTSNPAAILKYVLQGKINSNPVSNEDIDWESFEKWALWCDEKKYSCNAVLSDKATLSELITMITHTARADAVKIDSKFSIVQDVERLSPVQLFTPRNTKSYSQNLLFADIPEAIEFNFIDEASGFKENERIVYDTPTGEAGETEALKKQQETLWGVTNAMQAFKIGRYQYACMHNRPRVHKIDVDLEFLVCTKGDRIQYAGDIGLIGIAYGRVKGVETLSGLTTAVILDEYIEAEKGKTYALRFRKKDGRILIADTRPLSTSYTNKIEFELALNENDTPQEGDLFTFGIKQKECLDLIITSIEPIDEWNASIIAVDYSPEIFGIDDPSYVVPPFDNKLTNIDGSISDSGSVEQWKYYYTYNDSEEEPLRPKGDGTKDGWHRLQTKRSIWVSTKNAININEGQWTAPVRLKGEKGIPGETLSFPTDTDILSLLNFDETPQALPAPNPSYTAWQSKIIEYDCTDKTEIKMIFQEALNNVIILSGELKNDFTLKLFFDKQNGNGAKQYHIIYKLTGNYNVVITTGIKNKNSISQNINTETFGLGCYAVVDFKGNVWHFKGEKRTRRRLRQFRPCRIFQR from the coding sequence GTGTCAATAAAAATTATCGCAAAGGTTCATCCCTTTGATGCAAAAAAAAGAATTATAAAAGAAAGTGAACCGAAACCTTTATACTTACTTTATGAAGAACTTAATATAGGGTTACCGATAGAACATGCACACTTTTTAATCGAAGATGAAATAATTAAAGATATAAATAAAACCCCTAATGACGGACAAACTGTTTATATTGCAGTACATCCGGGCGGCACTCCTGAAGGAACTGGCAAAGGAATGGCTATAGGCGGAGCCTTGGCAATACTTGCAGGAATTTTAGTAACGGCTATTTCTTTGGGAAGTTTGACCGGAGTGGGGGTAGCTCTTATAGGAACGGGAATCGGAATGCTTGCAGGCGGAGCTGTCTTATTAAACTTGGATATTCCAAATTTAAAAGACAGAGAAAAGCCTAAGCAAAACCCTTCCATAAGGGGAGCCAAAAACAGAGCTAATCAATTAGGGTTTATTCCTATTGTTTTAGGAAGACATCTTATATATCCTGACATGGCAGCTAATCCTCATTTTGAAATTGAAGGAAACGATCAATATTTAATACAGCTTTTTTGTGCAGGCTATAACGATATAGAAATCGAAAAAGATTCCATTAAATTAGGGGATACATTATTAAAAGAGTATTCAGAAACAAAAAATATAGATAAAATCCTATCAGGGGAAGATTCTGTTGTCAAATTACAGATTTTAAAATCCGGAGAAGAGTGTTCATTTTATAAAAAAGCTGTAAGAGATGAAAATATAAACCAATTATTGAAACACAGTTTTGAAGACGGAAAAGACGGAAGTATAGTAAGAACAACACCTTCAAAAACTACAAAGATAAATGTAGATATTTTCTTTTATTCGGGACTTGGAAGATATAATGATTCAGGAGATGTAGCGAGTGCTTCTGTAGAGGTCGCCTGTTATTATAAAAAAGAAAATGACTCGGATTCACAGTATTCCTTATTAGGCTTTTTTAACGGGAATAAAAATGTAATCGAAGGAAAAGAATTAAAAACAAAAAGGTTTCAAATAACAAAAGAGGGATTGCCTCCTGATAAATACACTTTAAAGTTTACCCGTATTACTTCTGACTCGGAAGACAATAAAATAGTTGATGCCGTTTATGTAGGAAGCGTCCGATCCTTTACGGATGACAGGCCAATCCGTCTTGAAAGACAAAAGAATTTGACAATAGTTGCACTTAAAATAAAGGCAACAGAACGCCTTAACGGCGTAATAGATTCTTTAAACTTTATAGCTCAAACTAAAATCCCTGTATACAAAGGAAGCGGACAAGGCCCCGCGTCGTGGGAAGAAAAATTGACCTCAAATCCCGCAGCAATTTTAAAATATGTTTTACAAGGAAAGATAAACTCTAACCCGGTCTCAAATGAAGACATAGATTGGGAAAGCTTTGAAAAATGGGCTTTATGGTGCGATGAAAAAAAATATTCTTGTAACGCAGTTCTTTCCGATAAGGCAACTCTTTCAGAATTAATTACGATGATAACTCACACAGCCAGAGCCGATGCCGTTAAAATAGACAGTAAGTTTTCGATTGTACAGGACGTCGAAAGATTAAGTCCCGTTCAGTTGTTTACTCCTCGAAATACGAAGTCTTATAGTCAAAACCTTTTATTTGCAGATATTCCGGAAGCTATAGAATTTAATTTTATTGATGAGGCCTCAGGCTTTAAAGAAAATGAAAGGATTGTTTATGATACGCCTACAGGAGAGGCAGGAGAAACCGAAGCTTTAAAAAAACAGCAAGAAACGCTTTGGGGTGTTACAAATGCAATGCAAGCTTTTAAGATAGGGCGGTATCAATATGCCTGTATGCACAACAGACCTCGTGTGCATAAAATTGATGTAGACCTTGAATTTTTAGTTTGCACTAAGGGAGACAGAATTCAATATGCGGGAGATATAGGACTAATCGGGATAGCTTATGGAAGAGTTAAGGGAGTAGAAACTTTAAGCGGTTTAACTACGGCCGTTATTTTGGATGAATATATTGAAGCCGAAAAAGGAAAGACTTATGCTTTACGTTTTAGAAAAAAAGACGGCCGCATATTGATTGCAGATACAAGACCTTTATCTACAAGTTATACAAACAAAATAGAATTTGAACTTGCGTTAAACGAAAATGATACACCTCAAGAAGGGGATTTATTTACTTTCGGAATAAAACAAAAAGAATGCCTTGATTTAATAATTACTTCAATAGAACCTATCGATGAATGGAATGCTTCTATTATCGCAGTAGACTATTCGCCTGAAATTTTTGGAATAGATGATCCTTCTTATGTTGTTCCTCCGTTTGATAATAAACTTACAAACATTGACGGAAGTATTTCCGATTCAGGGAGTGTAGAGCAATGGAAGTATTATTACACTTATAATGACAGCGAAGAAGAACCTTTAAGACCGAAGGGGGATGGGACAAAAGACGGTTGGCATCGTCTTCAAACTAAAAGGAGTATTTGGGTGTCGACAAAAAATGCGATCAATATAAATGAAGGTCAATGGACTGCACCTGTAAGACTTAAAGGTGAGAAAGGTATTCCCGGAGAAACCCTATCTTTTCCCACCGATACCGACATTTTAAGTCTTCTGAACTTTGACGAAACACCTCAAGCCCTACCCGCTCCCAATCCTTCTTATACAGCTTGGCAATCTAAAATAATCGAATATGACTGTACAGACAAAACAGAAATCAAGATGATTTTTCAAGAAGCTTTAAATAATGTAATTATTTTATCGGGAGAATTAAAAAACGATTTTACATTAAAACTTTTCTTTGATAAGCAAAATGGCAACGGAGCTAAGCAGTATCACATTATTTATAAACTTACTGGTAATTATAACGTCGTAATTACGACAGGTATTAAAAATAAAAACTCTATATCGCAAAATATAAATACTGAAACATTCGGCCTTGGCTGTTATGCCGTCGTAGATTTTAAAGGGAATGTGTGGCATTTTAAGGGTGAAAAAAGGACAAGGCGGAGACTTAGACAATTTAGACCTTGCAGGATTTTTCAGCGATGA
- a CDS encoding LamG domain-containing protein, whose protein sequence is MEIINYANGANMTLPADAQIVQGVSGNAVYLPAGAGTMPIAGNRNELTISLWRQWDGVVEADDYRGIFKTANIKAYFDQATDFLTIELAGTKTVTDIKDDQEQTHWCFLFSKNSFFKIYKNAELKAELSAGNYPVDFSEGFTLGGGRTHATFDEVRMYKAVVTEPEIRGLYRLVTKGTPVQQLENIVSGVTPKYLGVVQTVPDTRTAIITKGERLGAVDANPGDWVLSGKTIGGWKVGVCYRWTGAQWLNLQPEVNYAKEYQACLVHLFEIEELKQQTGHFGALFAKVLVAQKAMIDELLVNQAFIKNLASDIAFLKELTTKKTFVENLIANNSFIKKLTTSEAFLENLVAKKIKVDSDEQSQNDFEVEINKDVGILAKNDGKEIFRIKKSGEAFLHDAELKNVTVTGKITPNKGLLNTWYWGKMTYTYQYEWFNVFKDRINVGERLNIFGGGCFYNEKKGGWQYAVVVFIERLTEDKFELNGYPMYNQYGYLTQATFQKNSSESFCSSFYIGW, encoded by the coding sequence ATGGAAATAATCAACTACGCAAACGGGGCAAATATGACACTTCCCGCCGACGCTCAAATCGTTCAAGGCGTCTCCGGTAACGCCGTTTATTTACCTGCAGGGGCAGGTACTATGCCGATTGCCGGCAACAGAAATGAGCTTACTATCTCGCTTTGGCGGCAATGGGACGGAGTCGTAGAAGCAGACGACTACAGGGGTATTTTTAAGACGGCAAACATTAAAGCCTACTTTGACCAGGCAACAGACTTTTTAACAATCGAACTTGCCGGAACAAAAACCGTAACCGACATTAAAGACGACCAAGAGCAAACCCATTGGTGCTTTCTTTTCTCAAAAAACAGCTTTTTCAAAATCTACAAGAACGCAGAATTAAAAGCAGAACTTAGCGCAGGCAATTACCCTGTGGATTTTTCCGAAGGCTTCACGCTCGGCGGAGGAAGAACGCACGCTACTTTTGATGAAGTTAGAATGTATAAGGCAGTTGTAACCGAGCCGGAAATCAGGGGTTTATACCGCCTTGTAACAAAAGGAACGCCGGTCCAGCAGCTTGAAAATATCGTATCAGGGGTTACGCCTAAGTATCTGGGAGTGGTTCAAACTGTTCCAGATACAAGAACGGCCATTATCACGAAAGGCGAAAGACTCGGAGCCGTAGACGCTAATCCCGGCGATTGGGTGCTTTCGGGCAAAACTATAGGCGGCTGGAAGGTCGGGGTGTGTTACCGCTGGACGGGAGCTCAATGGTTAAACCTTCAACCGGAAGTAAACTATGCAAAAGAGTATCAGGCGTGTTTAGTTCACTTATTTGAGATTGAGGAACTAAAACAGCAGACGGGGCACTTCGGGGCGTTGTTTGCTAAGGTGCTGGTAGCACAAAAAGCGATGATTGATGAGCTTTTAGTCAATCAGGCGTTTATTAAAAATTTAGCCAGTGACATTGCTTTTCTAAAAGAACTTACAACAAAAAAAACTTTTGTTGAAAATCTTATCGCCAATAATAGTTTTATTAAAAAATTAACTACTAGTGAGGCTTTTTTAGAAAATCTTGTTGCAAAAAAAATTAAAGTAGATAGTGATGAACAAAGCCAAAATGATTTTGAGGTGGAGATTAATAAAGATGTAGGAATTTTAGCAAAAAACGATGGAAAGGAAATCTTTAGAATAAAGAAATCTGGAGAAGCTTTTTTACATGATGCTGAACTAAAAAATGTTACTGTAACAGGAAAAATTACACCAAATAAGGGCTTGTTAAATACCTGGTATTGGGGTAAAATGACATATACTTATCAATATGAATGGTTTAATGTTTTTAAAGACAGAATAAATGTCGGGGAAAGATTAAATATTTTTGGAGGAGGTTGCTTCTATAATGAAAAAAAAGGAGGGTGGCAATATGCTGTTGTAGTTTTTATTGAAAGATTAACTGAAGATAAGTTTGAGCTAAACGGTTACCCTATGTATAATCAATATGGGTATTTAACACAAGCGACCTTTCAAAAAAATTCTAGTGAATCTTTTTGTTCATCATTTTATATAGGATGGTAA
- a CDS encoding NlpC/P60 family protein: MKKKMLLCVFIIIITSCQFSISVSNEIGIKVVFYARKYANANTKYVWGGRDNLHTGVIEIDCSGLVVQCYRYAISDNIKYDLLFKDANVKALFKHYVVFTDTPAEGDIMFMSEEDNNDIPTHIGIYIKTINNNIYFIDATQKEDKDGNVIIDGVSERFYNKYDKRFKCFAKMKLLKK, encoded by the coding sequence ATGAAAAAGAAAATGTTATTATGCGTATTTATTATTATCATTACATCTTGCCAATTCTCTATTTCTGTTTCAAATGAAATTGGTATAAAAGTAGTTTTCTATGCTCGTAAATACGCCAATGCTAATACTAAATATGTATGGGGCGGAAGAGATAATTTACATACAGGCGTAATAGAAATTGATTGTTCTGGTTTAGTTGTACAATGTTATAGATATGCCATTTCTGATAATATTAAATATGATTTGTTGTTTAAAGATGCAAATGTCAAGGCTCTTTTTAAGCATTATGTAGTATTTACAGATACACCTGCAGAAGGTGATATAATGTTCATGAGTGAAGAAGATAATAATGATATACCCACCCATATAGGAATTTACATTAAAACTATCAACAATAACATCTATTTTATTGATGCAACTCAAAAAGAAGATAAAGATGGAAATGTTATAATAGATGGTGTATCGGAAAGGTTTTATAATAAATATGATAAACGGTTTAAATGCTTTGCAAAAATGAAATTACTAAAAAAATAA
- a CDS encoding DUF1833 family protein — protein sequence MTKLSKRAIEALNRNETDEVFLYCLEIEVEGEDAWRFVNNNEDIISNGKRYTACGFTVSLPSQKNETGSETCRLAIDNIDSRIMQFISKGIGKKITAKIIIILADTPDIIEKGPLKFILRNVSVDKATVQGDLYDFYLFDRNIPEGRFTPKDFPGLF from the coding sequence ATGACGAAACTTTCAAAAAGAGCCATAGAGGCCTTAAACAGAAACGAAACGGATGAGGTCTTTTTATATTGCTTGGAAATAGAGGTTGAAGGAGAAGATGCTTGGAGGTTTGTAAACAATAACGAAGATATTATATCCAACGGGAAAAGATATACAGCTTGCGGGTTTACCGTTTCTCTTCCTTCCCAAAAAAACGAAACGGGAAGCGAAACCTGCCGGCTTGCAATAGATAATATAGACAGCCGTATAATGCAGTTTATTTCTAAGGGTATAGGAAAAAAGATAACGGCAAAGATTATAATTATTTTGGCGGACACTCCCGACATTATAGAAAAAGGGCCTTTAAAGTTTATATTGAGAAATGTATCTGTCGATAAGGCAACCGTTCAGGGAGACCTATACGATTTTTATTTGTTTGACAGGAATATTCCTGAAGGCCGTTTTACGCCCAAAGATTTTCCGGGACTTTTTTAA
- a CDS encoding apolipoprotein A1/A4/E family protein → MNNWVRLWEDLTVAYNNFIEKAKEAAIAAMGDTVIAQIKQDAKNYIAAELAEQKAALEQAIEQAKIALKNSSDEAHVKLQQFSEEKQQELSALVEESKEALTLLAEQKFENLKTLADAEEKRLKDVAVEMKANMEETAKEAKEKVVKEFSNISETAVTETKEELKNQRIEFERKLSNQVDEFKSLSITEGNKIKKLTREKIIEWEHQYKELYQYVRLMRFNGNTLLKNILKVKLDEENGTLFLSTGYSLNIDDNSNKASVLVYVCRPEDDAPLRCLSVDVPLGYKDNMLPYKNFSNYWDDDNYFLKNLICINYDEKDILKDAEGYVHLKIVVTNKENFSFADTYIGRFIIARRKTNLTYINVRSLNNDILEGTYNLTREGNIVYTIFKGNDIIKIPYIHANDIIVGFHLTEMLTEEQKKTIEKGLIEIEGKYTGYSHPIIHRPTFKEPGLPNEPPPTIKESLCNYYKLLKSQNKDEEYFYIEMKRSEVLANTEEKDSLKFICLKIVSRDYDIRMFKFRGFFTDDNEEGDLYIYDKEVLPKFLKETVIHLPAKEGDNYKILNALTFMERGKNYTVTADFKVLNDTAAEFATILFYDFTKSEVLARSETPVVNGKCKALLKFKYDYPVGHNVGILFYSGYCGYTQGIESEYKNFSLVEHVY, encoded by the coding sequence ATGAACAACTGGGTAAGGCTCTGGGAAGACCTAACGGTAGCCTATAACAATTTTATCGAGAAAGCAAAAGAAGCAGCTATTGCCGCTATGGGAGATACGGTAATTGCTCAAATTAAACAAGACGCTAAAAACTATATTGCCGCAGAACTTGCAGAGCAAAAGGCTGCACTTGAACAAGCAATTGAACAGGCTAAGATTGCACTTAAAAATTCAAGCGATGAAGCGCATGTTAAATTACAACAATTTAGCGAAGAAAAACAGCAAGAGCTTTCTGCCCTTGTTGAGGAAAGCAAAGAGGCTTTGACATTATTAGCCGAGCAAAAATTTGAAAATCTTAAAACTCTTGCTGATGCAGAGGAAAAAAGATTAAAAGATGTAGCTGTAGAGATGAAAGCTAATATGGAAGAAACGGCAAAAGAAGCTAAGGAAAAAGTTGTAAAAGAATTTTCAAATATTAGTGAAACTGCTGTTACGGAAACAAAGGAAGAATTAAAAAATCAACGAATTGAATTTGAAAGAAAACTTTCAAATCAAGTAGATGAATTTAAAAGTTTAAGTATAACCGAGGGAAATAAAATTAAAAAGCTTACTCGAGAAAAAATAATTGAATGGGAGCATCAGTATAAAGAGCTATATCAGTATGTACGGCTTATGAGATTCAATGGGAACACCCTTTTAAAAAATATTTTAAAAGTCAAGTTGGATGAAGAAAATGGAACGCTTTTTTTATCCACAGGCTATTCGCTAAATATTGATGATAATTCTAATAAGGCAAGTGTTTTAGTATACGTATGTAGGCCAGAAGATGATGCCCCTTTAAGATGCTTGTCAGTCGATGTTCCATTAGGATATAAAGATAACATGTTGCCTTACAAAAATTTTAGCAATTATTGGGATGATGATAATTATTTTTTAAAAAATCTTATATGTATAAATTACGACGAAAAAGACATTCTAAAAGATGCAGAAGGTTATGTTCATTTAAAAATTGTAGTTACTAATAAGGAAAATTTCTCTTTTGCTGATACATACATTGGACGTTTTATAATTGCAAGAAGAAAAACTAATTTAACGTATATAAATGTTAGAAGTTTAAATAACGATATTTTAGAAGGTACCTATAATTTAACAAGAGAAGGAAATATTGTTTATACGATATTTAAAGGTAACGACATAATAAAAATCCCTTATATACACGCAAATGATATAATTGTGGGCTTCCATTTAACCGAGATGTTGACAGAAGAACAAAAAAAAACAATTGAAAAAGGGCTCATAGAAATAGAAGGAAAGTATACCGGCTATAGCCATCCGATTATACATAGGCCGACCTTTAAAGAACCGGGGCTGCCGAATGAGCCGCCTCCAACTATCAAGGAGTCTTTATGTAATTATTACAAACTATTAAAAAGTCAAAACAAGGATGAGGAGTATTTTTATATAGAAATGAAAAGGTCTGAAGTTTTGGCAAACACCGAAGAAAAAGACAGCCTTAAATTTATTTGTTTGAAAATTGTCTCCCGTGATTATGATATTAGAATGTTTAAATTTAGAGGTTTTTTTACTGATGATAATGAGGAAGGAGATTTGTATATTTACGATAAAGAAGTCTTACCTAAATTTTTAAAAGAAACGGTGATACATTTACCGGCGAAGGAAGGGGATAATTATAAAATTTTAAATGCTTTAACTTTTATGGAGCGTGGAAAAAATTATACTGTTACCGCCGATTTTAAAGTATTAAATGATACGGCCGCTGAATTTGCGACTATCTTATTCTATGATTTTACTAAAAGTGAGGTTCTTGCGAGAAGTGAAACGCCTGTTGTTAACGGAAAGTGTAAAGCTCTTTTAAAATTTAAATATGATTATCCGGTCGGACATAATGTCGGCATATTATTTTATTCGGGGTATTGCGGATACACACAAGGGATTGAGAGCGAATATAAAAATTTTAGCTTAGTTGAACATGTTTATTAA
- a CDS encoding C40 family peptidase, whose translation MLAPWVKKYIGIPFLSNGRDKTACDCYGLLFLIYRIEFDTELPLLLSDYKNACDVKETKEIFKINKPLIAGEKLDAPDIGDVVLLNYQGLPSHIGIYAGDGFILHTTEKSGSVLQKLSSPEIRGRVEGYYRVNKNYRKGSSL comes from the coding sequence ATGCTTGCTCCTTGGGTAAAAAAATACATCGGCATTCCTTTCCTTTCAAACGGCAGAGACAAAACAGCTTGCGATTGTTACGGGCTTTTATTTTTGATTTACAGAATAGAATTTGATACGGAATTACCGCTTCTTTTATCCGATTATAAAAATGCTTGCGATGTAAAAGAAACAAAAGAAATTTTTAAAATAAATAAGCCATTAATTGCAGGAGAAAAGCTTGACGCTCCCGATATAGGAGATGTAGTTCTCCTTAACTATCAAGGCCTTCCTTCACACATAGGCATTTACGCCGGAGACGGGTTTATACTTCATACAACCGAAAAATCGGGGAGCGTTTTACAAAAATTAAGCTCACCCGAAATAAGGGGAAGAGTGGAGGGGTATTACCGTGTCAATAAAAATTATCGCAAAGGTTCATCCCTTTGA